Proteins encoded by one window of Hafnia alvei:
- the treB gene encoding PTS trehalose transporter subunit IIBC gives MSKVKQDQVDRLIALVGGRENIATVSHCLTRLRFVLNDPALAAPKKIEELPMVKGCFTNAGQFQVVIGTDVGDWYQALISTAHVDASNKEQAKKAARQNMSWWEIAISHFAEIFFPLLPALISGGLILGFRNVIGDIPLVDGQPLTALHPAWKTVYDFLWLLGEAIFFYLPVGICWSTVKKMGGTPILGIVLGITLVSPQLMNSYMLGQQLPEVWNFGWFTIEKVGYQAQVIPSVMAGLALGWIETRLKRLIPDYLYLVVVPVTSLLLAVFLAHTLIGPFGRMIGDGVAWAVKAVMTGSFAPIGAALFGFLYAPLVVTGVHQTTLAIDMQMVQSMGGTPVWPIIALSNIAQASAVLAIIFISRKANEREISVPAAISAYLGVTEPAMYGINLKYRFPMLCAMIGGACAGLICGLFGVMANGIGVGGLPGILSIQPKFWGIYAVAMVVAIVVPLALTILIYKRKQKRGELPV, from the coding sequence ATGAGCAAGGTAAAACAAGATCAGGTTGATCGGCTGATCGCACTGGTGGGCGGGCGTGAAAATATTGCTACCGTCAGTCATTGCCTTACCCGACTGCGGTTTGTACTGAACGATCCGGCGCTGGCTGCGCCTAAAAAGATTGAAGAATTGCCGATGGTGAAGGGCTGCTTCACCAATGCAGGGCAGTTTCAGGTTGTCATTGGCACGGACGTGGGCGATTGGTATCAGGCGTTGATTAGCACGGCACACGTCGATGCCAGTAACAAAGAGCAGGCCAAGAAAGCCGCTCGTCAGAATATGAGCTGGTGGGAAATTGCGATTTCGCATTTCGCCGAGATCTTCTTCCCGTTGCTGCCTGCGTTAATCAGCGGTGGTTTGATCCTCGGTTTCCGTAATGTGATCGGCGATATTCCGTTGGTGGATGGACAGCCGTTGACGGCATTACATCCGGCGTGGAAAACGGTTTATGACTTCCTGTGGCTACTGGGCGAAGCGATATTCTTCTATCTGCCGGTAGGTATTTGCTGGTCAACGGTGAAGAAGATGGGCGGTACGCCGATCCTCGGTATCGTGCTGGGGATTACGTTGGTTTCTCCACAGCTGATGAATTCGTACATGCTGGGCCAGCAGTTGCCTGAAGTATGGAATTTTGGCTGGTTCACGATTGAAAAAGTTGGCTATCAAGCACAGGTGATTCCATCCGTGATGGCGGGTTTAGCCTTGGGTTGGATTGAGACTCGCTTAAAACGCCTGATCCCCGATTATCTGTATCTGGTCGTCGTGCCGGTGACGTCACTGCTTCTGGCGGTGTTCTTGGCGCACACCCTGATTGGCCCGTTTGGTCGCATGATTGGCGACGGCGTTGCATGGGCTGTGAAAGCGGTGATGACCGGCAGTTTTGCTCCGATTGGCGCGGCGCTGTTTGGCTTCTTGTATGCACCGTTGGTGGTTACCGGCGTGCATCAGACAACGCTAGCGATCGATATGCAGATGGTGCAAAGCATGGGCGGAACGCCGGTATGGCCGATTATCGCGTTGTCGAATATTGCTCAAGCCTCTGCCGTGTTGGCGATTATTTTCATTAGCCGCAAAGCTAACGAACGTGAAATTTCGGTGCCAGCGGCGATTTCTGCCTACCTCGGCGTTACCGAGCCTGCGATGTACGGTATCAACCTTAAATACCGTTTCCCGATGCTGTGCGCCATGATTGGCGGTGCCTGTGCGGGATTGATTTGTGGGTTGTTTGGCGTGATGGCTAACGGCATCGGCGTGGGTGGATTGCCGGGGATTCTTTCTATCCAACCGAAATTCTGGGGAATTTATGCCGTGGCGATGGTGGTTGCGATTGTAGTGCCTCTTGCCCTAACTATCTTGATTTATAAGCGTAAACAGAAGCGCGGCGAGTTGCCGGTATAA
- the glpC gene encoding anaerobic glycerol-3-phosphate dehydrogenase subunit GlpC — translation MNLLADNSFENCIKCTVCTTYCPVAKVNPNYPGPKQAGPDGERLRLKDPLLYDDALKYCTNCKRCEVACPSDVKIGDIIQRAKANYSQHKPTLRDAILSHTDLMGTLSTPFAPIVNMTTGLKPVRKLLDKALKIDHRRELPKYSLGTFRHWYKKQAAEQAKFAEQVAFFHGCFVNYNHPQLGKDLVSVFNAMGIGVQLLKREKCCGVPLIANGFIEQAKKQARVNAESLTDAVIGKGIPVVATSSTCAFTIRDEYPHVLDVDTTQVREHVELATRYLYRLLDGGRELKLKSTPMKIAYHTPCHMEKMGWTPYTLALLQMIPGVELTVLDSQCCGIAGTYGFKKENYETSQGIGAGLFRQIEESGVDLVVTDCETCKWQIEMSTSKKCEHPISLLARALG, via the coding sequence ATGAACCTGCTCGCAGATAACAGCTTTGAAAACTGCATTAAATGCACGGTGTGCACCACCTATTGTCCTGTTGCGAAGGTTAATCCGAATTATCCGGGGCCAAAGCAGGCAGGGCCAGACGGTGAACGTCTGCGTTTAAAAGATCCTCTGCTTTATGATGATGCGTTGAAATACTGTACCAACTGCAAACGCTGTGAGGTCGCTTGCCCATCAGACGTAAAAATTGGCGATATTATTCAACGCGCTAAGGCGAATTATAGCCAGCATAAACCGACGCTGCGTGACGCTATCCTCAGCCATACCGATCTGATGGGGACGCTATCAACGCCGTTCGCGCCGATTGTGAATATGACTACCGGTCTGAAACCAGTGCGTAAGCTGTTGGATAAAGCGCTGAAGATCGACCATCGCCGTGAGTTGCCAAAATATTCGCTGGGGACATTCCGTCATTGGTACAAAAAACAGGCCGCAGAACAGGCTAAGTTCGCCGAACAGGTCGCGTTCTTCCACGGTTGTTTCGTTAACTATAACCATCCGCAGCTCGGCAAAGACTTGGTGAGCGTGTTTAACGCGATGGGTATCGGCGTGCAGCTGTTGAAGCGTGAAAAATGCTGCGGCGTACCGCTGATCGCGAATGGATTTATCGAACAGGCTAAAAAGCAGGCTCGCGTTAACGCAGAGTCTTTGACCGACGCCGTGATTGGCAAAGGCATTCCGGTGGTTGCCACGTCTTCAACCTGCGCATTTACCATCCGTGATGAATATCCGCACGTGCTGGATGTGGATACCACACAGGTGCGTGAACACGTTGAGCTGGCAACGCGCTATCTCTACCGCTTATTAGACGGTGGACGTGAGTTAAAGCTGAAATCGACGCCGATGAAGATCGCGTACCACACGCCGTGTCATATGGAAAAAATGGGCTGGACGCCGTATACGCTGGCGCTGTTGCAAATGATCCCCGGCGTAGAGCTGACGGTTCTGGATTCCCAATGCTGTGGTATTGCGGGAACTTATGGCTTCAAGAAAGAGAACTACGAGACATCGCAGGGAATTGGTGCGGGGTTATTCCGCCAGATCGAAGAGAGCGGGGTGGATCTGGTGGTAACGGACTGCGAAACCTGTAAGTGGCAGATTGAGATGTCGACGAGTAAGAAATGTGAGCATCCGATTTCGTTGCTGGCGCGGGCGTTGGGGTAA
- the glpB gene encoding glycerol-3-phosphate dehydrogenase subunit GlpB, producing MKFDTVMIGGGLAGLLCGIRLAEAGQKCAIVSSGQSALHFSSGSLDLLCHLPDGSAVEQPLAALESLSAQAPQHPYSLMGHDAVVRYAAESERLLERSGLALVGSCQQNHLRVTPLGTRRATWLSPNEVPVSALDQPLPWERVLVAGIEGFLDFQPHLVANSLAEQGIETKIAELTLPALDRLRNNPSEFRAVNIARVLDLPDNQQLLIDELNRLAQQVNAIIMPACVGMEQADALEHLRSRVRVPLLLLPTLPPSVLGMRLHHLLRRRFQALGGVIMPGDAVLRADLEEGQEARIYTRNHTDIPLRAKNVVLASGSFFSNGLKADFNGVTEPVFGLDVISENERANWSTENMFSPQPYLQFGVSTDEQLRPTVGGKVVSNLRVIGAVLGGYDPIQQGCGAGVSMLTALHAAEQILAKAEGAL from the coding sequence ATGAAATTTGACACGGTAATGATTGGCGGCGGCTTGGCTGGGCTATTGTGCGGTATTCGATTAGCTGAGGCTGGGCAAAAATGCGCCATTGTGAGTTCGGGTCAAAGCGCGCTGCATTTTTCTTCTGGCTCGCTGGATCTGTTATGTCATCTGCCTGACGGCAGCGCCGTAGAGCAACCGCTGGCCGCGTTGGAATCTTTGTCGGCTCAGGCTCCACAGCATCCTTATAGCTTAATGGGGCATGATGCCGTGGTGCGTTATGCCGCGGAATCGGAACGTTTGCTGGAACGCAGCGGGCTGGCGTTAGTGGGAAGCTGCCAACAAAACCATTTACGCGTCACGCCGTTGGGAACGCGCAGAGCAACGTGGCTGAGCCCAAACGAAGTGCCGGTGAGCGCACTGGATCAGCCGCTGCCGTGGGAACGCGTGCTGGTTGCCGGTATTGAAGGATTCCTCGATTTCCAGCCGCATCTCGTGGCGAATTCGTTGGCCGAGCAGGGCATAGAAACCAAAATCGCGGAGCTCACGCTGCCCGCGTTAGATCGTTTACGCAATAACCCAAGTGAATTCCGCGCGGTGAATATTGCGCGCGTGTTGGATTTACCTGATAACCAACAGCTGTTGATTGACGAACTTAACCGTCTTGCCCAGCAGGTGAATGCCATCATCATGCCTGCCTGTGTTGGCATGGAACAAGCTGACGCATTAGAACATCTGCGCTCACGAGTCAGAGTGCCGTTATTACTGTTGCCAACGCTGCCGCCATCGGTGCTGGGAATGCGTTTGCATCATCTGCTTCGCCGCCGTTTTCAGGCGCTGGGCGGCGTGATCATGCCCGGTGATGCGGTGTTAAGAGCCGATCTGGAAGAGGGGCAAGAAGCGAGAATTTACACGCGTAACCACACTGACATTCCTTTGCGGGCGAAAAATGTAGTTCTGGCGAGCGGTAGTTTCTTCAGTAATGGACTTAAGGCTGATTTCAACGGCGTGACTGAACCTGTGTTTGGCTTAGACGTTATCAGTGAAAACGAGCGGGCTAACTGGAGCACTGAAAATATGTTCTCGCCTCAGCCGTATTTGCAGTTTGGTGTGAGCACCGATGAGCAACTGCGCCCAACAGTAGGTGGCAAAGTCGTGAGTAATCTACGCGTCATTGGTGCTGTTCTGGGGGGATACGATCCTATTCAGCAAGGCTGTGGTGCCGGTGTTTCAATGCTAACGGCGCTGCATGCAGCGGAACAAATTTTGGCAAAAGCGGAGGGCGCGCTATGA
- the glpA gene encoding anaerobic glycerol-3-phosphate dehydrogenase subunit A yields the protein MLQSPATQETDVIIIGGGATGAGIARDCARRGLRCILLERHDIATGATGRNHGLLHSGARYAVTDGESARECIEENKILKRIARHCVERSDGLFITLPEDDLGFQSGFIEACQKAGIDAEAIDPKEALRLEPAANPALIGAVRVPDGTVDPFRLTAANMLDAREHGAQVLTYHEVSGLLRHGDRITGVRVIDHKSRESYEIHAQIVVNAAGIWGQHIAEYADLRVRMFPAKGALLILGHRINNMVINRCRKPADADILVPGDTISLIGTTSTHIDYDQIDNMIVTPEEVDILIREGEKLSPKLARTRILRAYAGVRPLVASDDDPSGRNVSRGIVLLDHAVRDGLEGFITITGGKLMTYRLMAEWATDKVCEKLGITTACTTATEALPGSQHSAEETLRKVISLPATIRGSAVYRHGDRADRMLAGDRLSNSLVCECEAVTAGEVRYAVDSLTVNNLVDLRRRTRVGMGTCQGELCACRAAGLLNRFKVTTPKQSIDQLSHFLNERWKGVRPIAWGDALRESEFTAWVYQGLCGMEAPAQNQGAQENDNEI from the coding sequence ATGCTACAAAGCCCAGCGACACAAGAGACTGATGTCATCATCATCGGGGGCGGTGCGACCGGTGCAGGGATTGCACGTGACTGCGCACGCCGTGGCCTGCGTTGTATTTTATTGGAGCGCCACGATATTGCGACGGGCGCAACGGGGCGCAATCACGGCCTTTTGCACAGCGGTGCGCGTTATGCGGTAACCGACGGCGAATCCGCGCGTGAATGTATTGAAGAAAACAAAATTCTTAAGCGCATTGCTCGTCACTGCGTTGAACGCTCAGATGGCCTGTTTATCACGCTTCCTGAAGATGATTTAGGTTTTCAATCTGGCTTTATCGAGGCCTGTCAAAAAGCGGGTATTGATGCGGAGGCCATCGATCCTAAAGAGGCGCTACGTCTGGAGCCTGCGGCTAACCCCGCTCTGATTGGCGCGGTACGCGTGCCTGATGGCACCGTTGATCCATTCCGTCTCACCGCCGCCAATATGTTGGATGCGCGTGAGCATGGCGCACAGGTGCTGACCTATCACGAAGTGAGCGGATTATTACGCCACGGCGATCGCATCACCGGCGTGCGCGTTATCGACCATAAATCGCGTGAAAGCTATGAAATTCATGCACAAATCGTGGTGAATGCCGCGGGGATTTGGGGTCAGCACATTGCTGAGTATGCCGATTTACGGGTACGCATGTTCCCAGCCAAAGGCGCGCTGTTGATCCTTGGACATCGCATCAACAATATGGTGATCAACCGCTGTCGCAAGCCCGCCGATGCCGATATTTTGGTACCGGGCGATACCATTTCGCTGATCGGCACCACCTCAACGCACATCGATTACGATCAGATCGACAACATGATCGTGACGCCGGAAGAAGTCGATATCTTGATCCGCGAGGGCGAGAAGCTTTCGCCTAAATTGGCGAGAACGCGAATCTTGCGCGCCTATGCGGGCGTGCGTCCGTTGGTTGCCAGCGACGACGATCCAAGCGGGCGTAATGTGAGCCGCGGCATTGTGCTGCTCGATCATGCGGTTCGAGATGGCCTAGAAGGCTTTATCACCATCACCGGCGGCAAGCTGATGACCTATCGCCTGATGGCGGAATGGGCGACAGATAAAGTCTGTGAGAAACTCGGCATTACAACCGCGTGTACCACCGCGACCGAGGCGCTGCCGGGATCTCAACATTCCGCCGAAGAGACGCTACGTAAGGTGATCTCGTTGCCTGCCACGATCAGGGGGTCGGCGGTTTATCGTCATGGCGATCGCGCCGATCGTATGCTGGCGGGCGATCGTCTTAGCAACAGTTTGGTATGTGAATGTGAAGCCGTTACCGCCGGGGAAGTGCGTTATGCGGTTGATTCTCTGACGGTGAATAATCTGGTGGATTTGCGCCGACGTACCCGTGTGGGCATGGGCACCTGTCAGGGCGAGCTTTGTGCCTGCCGCGCTGCGGGTCTGCTTAATCGTTTTAAAGTTACCACGCCGAAGCAATCTATCGATCAGCTCTCTCATTTCCTTAATGAACGTTGGAAAGGCGTGCGCCCAATAGCATGGGGCGACGCGCTGCGCGAAAGCGAATTTACGGCTTGGGTTTATCAAGGTTTATGCGGCATGGAAGCACCCGCGCAGAATCAGGGCGCTCAGGAGAATGACAATGAAATTTGA
- the glpT gene encoding glycerol-3-phosphate transporter gives MLSIFKPAAHAKRLPDAQVDPTYRRLRWQIFMGIFFGYAAYYLVRKNFTLAMPYLIEQGFSRGDLGFALSGISIAYGFSKFIMGSVSDRSNPRVFLPAGLILAAAVMLFMGFVPWATSSIAVMFVLLFLCGWFQGMGWPPCGRTMVHWWSQKERGSIVSVWNCAHNVGGGLPPLLFLLGMAWFNDWHAALYMPAIAAIVVALIAFGLMRDTPQSCGLPPIEEYKNDYPDDYSEKAEEELTAKQIFMQYVLPNKLLWYIAIANVFVYLLRYGILDWSPTYLKEVKHFALDKSSWAYFLYEYAGIPGTLLCGWMSDKVFRGNRGATGVFFMVLVTIATIVYWMNPAGNPGVDMACMIIIGFLIYGPVMLIGLHALELAPKKAAGTAAGFTGLFGYLGGSVAASAIVGYTVDFFGWDGGFMVMIGGSILAVILLLVVMINEKKHHEEIAANRGN, from the coding sequence ATGTTAAGTATTTTTAAACCCGCAGCGCACGCGAAGCGCTTGCCTGACGCTCAGGTCGATCCGACCTATCGTCGTTTACGTTGGCAGATCTTCATGGGGATCTTCTTCGGCTACGCTGCCTACTATCTGGTGCGTAAAAACTTTACGCTAGCAATGCCGTACCTTATCGAACAAGGTTTCTCTCGTGGCGATCTGGGCTTTGCCCTTTCCGGGATTTCAATCGCGTACGGTTTCTCGAAATTCATTATGGGTTCCGTCTCTGACCGCTCGAACCCGCGCGTATTCTTGCCTGCCGGTCTGATTTTGGCCGCTGCCGTGATGCTCTTTATGGGCTTTGTGCCATGGGCAACCTCCAGCATTGCGGTCATGTTCGTTCTGCTGTTCCTGTGTGGTTGGTTCCAAGGGATGGGATGGCCTCCATGTGGACGTACCATGGTTCACTGGTGGTCACAGAAAGAGCGTGGCAGCATCGTTTCCGTGTGGAACTGTGCGCATAACGTCGGCGGCGGCTTGCCTCCACTTCTGTTCCTGTTGGGGATGGCGTGGTTTAACGACTGGCACGCGGCGCTGTATATGCCAGCCATCGCAGCCATTGTTGTTGCTCTGATCGCTTTCGGCCTGATGCGCGATACTCCGCAGTCTTGTGGTTTGCCACCGATTGAAGAGTATAAAAACGACTATCCGGATGATTATTCTGAGAAAGCCGAAGAAGAGCTGACCGCTAAGCAAATCTTCATGCAGTACGTGCTGCCTAACAAACTGCTGTGGTACATCGCTATCGCGAACGTGTTTGTTTATCTGCTGCGCTACGGCATTCTGGATTGGTCACCAACCTATCTGAAAGAAGTGAAACACTTCGCGCTGGATAAATCCTCTTGGGCTTACTTCCTGTATGAATATGCGGGTATTCCAGGCACCCTGCTGTGCGGCTGGATGTCGGATAAAGTGTTCCGCGGCAACCGTGGCGCCACCGGCGTGTTCTTCATGGTGCTGGTCACCATCGCCACCATCGTTTACTGGATGAACCCAGCCGGCAACCCTGGCGTCGATATGGCTTGTATGATTATCATCGGCTTCCTGATTTACGGCCCTGTTATGCTCATCGGCCTGCACGCCTTAGAGCTGGCACCGAAAAAAGCAGCGGGTACCGCAGCGGGCTTTACCGGTCTGTTCGGTTACTTAGGTGGCTCGGTTGCAGCCAGCGCCATCGTGGGTTACACCGTTGACTTCTTCGGCTGGGACGGCGGCTTTATGGTGATGATTGGCGGTAGCATTCTCGCCGTTATCCTGCTGTTAGTCGTGATGATCAACGAGAAAAAACATCACGAAGAAATCGCGGCAAACCGCGGGAACTAA
- the glpQ gene encoding glycerophosphodiester phosphodiesterase → MAGLLLSGTLAMSAQAADKVVIAHRGASGYLPEHSLPSKAMAYAQGADFLEQDLVMTKDDKLVVLHDHYLDRVTDVADRFPDRARKDGRYYAIDFTLDEIKSLKFTEGFDIKDGKRVQSYPGRFPMGKSDFRIHTFEEEIEFVQGLNHSTGKNIGIYPEIKAPWFHQQEGKDISTKVLQVLKQYDYTGKNDNVYLQCFDPNELKRIKTELEPKMGMDLKLVQLIAYTDWNETYEKKPDGTWVNYDYDWMFKPGAMKQIAQYADGIGPDYHMLVGKDATQANPKLTEMVTDAHAAKMVVHPYTIRVDALPNYVSNGDQLYDLIYNKAGVDGVFTDFPDKGVQFLEKQGQHK, encoded by the coding sequence ATGGCAGGATTGCTATTAAGCGGCACGCTGGCGATGAGCGCACAGGCCGCCGATAAAGTGGTTATTGCGCACCGCGGCGCGAGCGGCTATCTGCCGGAACATTCCCTGCCTTCTAAGGCCATGGCTTATGCTCAAGGCGCAGATTTTCTCGAGCAGGATTTGGTGATGACTAAGGACGACAAATTAGTTGTCCTGCATGACCATTATCTGGATCGTGTGACCGATGTTGCCGACCGTTTCCCCGATCGCGCACGTAAAGATGGGCGCTACTACGCGATTGATTTCACCCTCGACGAAATCAAATCGCTGAAATTCACCGAAGGTTTTGACATTAAAGACGGCAAGCGCGTGCAAAGCTATCCGGGCCGTTTCCCAATGGGAAAATCTGATTTCCGCATTCACACCTTTGAAGAAGAGATCGAGTTTGTCCAAGGGCTTAACCACTCAACGGGCAAAAACATCGGGATTTACCCAGAGATAAAAGCGCCGTGGTTCCACCAGCAAGAAGGCAAAGACATCTCCACCAAAGTGCTACAGGTGCTGAAGCAATACGACTACACCGGCAAGAACGACAATGTTTATCTGCAATGTTTCGATCCAAACGAGCTTAAGCGCATCAAAACCGAGCTAGAGCCTAAGATGGGCATGGATCTCAAACTGGTTCAGCTAATTGCTTATACCGACTGGAATGAAACCTATGAGAAAAAACCAGACGGCACGTGGGTGAACTACGACTACGACTGGATGTTTAAACCGGGTGCGATGAAGCAGATTGCGCAATATGCCGACGGCATTGGGCCGGATTACCACATGCTGGTGGGCAAAGATGCTACCCAAGCTAATCCAAAACTAACCGAGATGGTAACCGATGCTCACGCCGCGAAAATGGTAGTGCATCCCTATACCATTCGCGTTGACGCCTTGCCAAATTACGTCAGCAACGGTGACCAGCTTTACGATCTGATCTACAACAAAGCAGGCGTTGACGGCGTATTCACTGACTTCCCAGACAAGGGCGTTCAGTTCCTTGAGAAACAGGGACAACATAAATAA
- a CDS encoding DUF1471 domain-containing protein: MNKYLLAIAGASLLSFSAFSNAADEIKHSDMEKYTKIGDVSAEVRDGTMDDIVKKLEKKAEEKDADAYRITSVGTEGMGDIARGTAEIYKKK, translated from the coding sequence ATGAATAAATACTTACTTGCTATTGCCGGTGCCTCTCTGCTCTCTTTCTCTGCATTTTCTAACGCGGCTGATGAAATCAAACATTCCGATATGGAAAAATACACCAAAATTGGCGACGTCAGCGCCGAAGTGCGCGACGGCACCATGGATGACATCGTGAAAAAGCTGGAGAAAAAAGCCGAAGAGAAAGACGCTGACGCTTACCGCATCACTTCAGTCGGAACAGAGGGCATGGGCGATATTGCCCGCGGCACCGCCGAAATTTACAAGAAGAAGTAA
- a CDS encoding glutathione S-transferase, translating to MKLIGSYTSPYVRKIFVMLLEKGLTFEFVNDIPWESTSHVPQYNPLGKIPALVTADGEIFYDSPIVAEYIDLLDAAPKFVPEDRQQALRVRQLEALSDGICDAAVLLVQEMMRPADKQNSDWIVRQRGKIDRGLDALEQHAKEGKWLNGAQMTLADIATGCCLGYLNFRRVAPNWSLERPELVKLAERLFQRESFTRTEPPVT from the coding sequence ATGAAACTCATTGGCAGCTATACCAGCCCCTACGTGCGCAAAATTTTTGTTATGTTGTTGGAAAAAGGGCTGACATTTGAATTTGTTAACGACATTCCGTGGGAAAGCACCAGCCATGTTCCGCAATATAACCCGCTAGGGAAAATTCCCGCGCTCGTCACCGCCGACGGTGAGATCTTTTATGACTCCCCCATCGTTGCCGAATACATCGATCTGTTAGACGCCGCGCCAAAATTCGTACCGGAAGATCGCCAACAGGCGCTGCGTGTACGTCAGCTAGAAGCGCTTTCTGACGGCATCTGTGACGCCGCGGTGCTACTGGTTCAGGAAATGATGCGCCCAGCCGACAAGCAGAATAGCGACTGGATTGTGCGCCAGCGTGGCAAAATCGATCGTGGCTTAGACGCTTTAGAACAACACGCGAAAGAAGGTAAGTGGCTCAACGGAGCACAGATGACGCTGGCAGATATCGCTACCGGATGCTGTCTTGGCTATCTCAATTTTCGTCGGGTCGCGCCGAACTGGAGTTTAGAGCGCCCTGAGCTGGTTAAACTGGCGGAGCGTTTGTTCCAACGGGAGAGCTTTACCCGCACAGAACCACCGGTAACCTGA
- the selA gene encoding L-seryl-tRNA(Sec) selenium transferase produces the protein MSVDSQTLYSQLPSVDTLLRDETFQPLLENYGAQLVTQTLRRLQQQARDSIRVQQQLPAWCENWALAVEHQLSLSQKDALQQVFNLTGTVLHTNLGRALLAEQAIDASVMAMRHSVTLEYDLDGAGRGHRDRAIADRLCELTGAEDACIVNNNAAAVLLMLAALASHKQVIVSRGELVEIGGAFRIPDVMLQAGCELTEVGTTNRTHLKDYRQAINENTALLMKVHTSNYAIQGFTSAVDEAELVALGRETGIPVITDLGSGSLIDMTTYGLPAEPMPQKLIADGVDLVSFSGDKLLGGPQAGIIVGKRELIEQLQNHPLKRALRCGKMTLAALDATLQLYQQPEKLAQALPTLRHMTRTEAEIRACAERLLPPLQHRFAKQFNVSIAPCQSQIGSGSLPVDRLPSIAITLMPHSGKGGELEALSQQCRALSRPVIGRISEGKLWLDLRCLEDEDGLLYALLQELRP, from the coding sequence ATGTCCGTAGACAGCCAGACTCTTTATAGCCAGCTCCCCTCCGTCGATACGCTGTTACGCGACGAAACTTTCCAACCCTTGTTGGAAAATTATGGCGCACAGCTCGTCACCCAAACCTTACGCAGGCTGCAACAGCAGGCGCGAGACAGCATTCGCGTTCAGCAACAGCTTCCTGCATGGTGTGAAAACTGGGCTCTTGCAGTTGAACATCAGCTTTCGCTCAGCCAAAAAGACGCACTCCAGCAGGTTTTTAATCTGACGGGAACCGTATTACATACCAATCTTGGCCGCGCCCTGTTAGCAGAGCAGGCTATCGACGCCAGCGTCATGGCAATGCGCCACTCCGTCACGCTGGAATACGATCTCGACGGCGCAGGCCGTGGCCATCGCGATCGCGCGATCGCCGACCGCCTGTGTGAATTAACCGGCGCGGAAGATGCCTGTATCGTTAACAACAATGCGGCTGCAGTGCTGCTAATGCTGGCCGCGCTGGCGAGCCATAAACAGGTTATCGTTTCACGCGGCGAACTGGTTGAGATTGGCGGTGCGTTCCGTATCCCTGACGTCATGCTGCAGGCCGGATGCGAACTCACAGAAGTGGGCACCACCAACCGAACTCACCTCAAAGACTATCGTCAGGCCATCAACGAAAACACCGCGTTGCTGATGAAGGTACACACCAGCAATTATGCGATTCAAGGATTTACCTCCGCCGTAGATGAAGCCGAGCTGGTGGCGTTAGGTCGTGAAACGGGGATCCCCGTTATTACTGATTTGGGCAGTGGTTCGCTGATTGATATGACCACCTACGGTCTTCCCGCCGAGCCAATGCCGCAAAAGCTGATTGCCGACGGCGTAGATTTAGTCAGCTTTTCCGGCGATAAATTATTAGGCGGGCCGCAGGCCGGTATTATCGTGGGCAAACGTGAGCTGATTGAACAGCTGCAAAACCATCCGCTCAAGCGCGCGCTTCGCTGCGGTAAAATGACGCTGGCAGCGCTTGATGCCACGCTCCAGCTCTATCAACAGCCAGAGAAACTCGCTCAGGCTTTGCCGACGCTGCGACATATGACCCGCACCGAAGCTGAGATCCGCGCCTGCGCCGAGCGTCTATTGCCGCCATTACAGCACCGCTTCGCCAAGCAGTTTAACGTGAGCATCGCACCTTGCCAGTCGCAAATCGGCAGCGGATCGTTGCCGGTTGATCGCCTGCCAAGTATTGCCATCACCCTGATGCCGCACAGCGGAAAAGGCGGCGAACTCGAAGCGCTGTCTCAGCAATGCCGAGCGCTATCCCGCCCAGTGATTGGTCGCATCAGTGAAGGAAAACTGTGGCTCGATCTGCGCTGTTTAGAAGATGAAGACGGACTTTTATACGCGTTATTACAGGAGTTACGTCCATGA